Part of the Flavobacteriales bacterium genome, CGACTGGGGTGATCCCAAGAGACTCAATCAGAAATTCAATACGAAAAAAGGACAGGAAACCAGCCTTGCCATGTCGGCAGCACAGGACATGATCTTTATCGTGAGCAGCAAAAAAGGAGGCTATGGCGGCAAGGACATCTACGTATCCGAGCTGCAGGACGATGGATCCTGGAGTCCGCTTGTGAACCTTGGACCCAACGTTAATACTTCCTACGACGAAGAAAGTCCATTCCTAAGCACCGATGGCAAAACCCTGTACTTTTCATCCATGGGCCATTCCAGTATGGGAGGATATGACATTTTTCAGAGCGCCTATGAAAAGGGTGAATGGCAGGCGCCAAAAAATATGGGCTACCCCCTTAATTCATCCAGTGATGATATATTTTACACCACCAATGAAGATGGCAGCCTCGGCTTCCTTTCTTCAGACCGCGAAGGTGGAATAGGTTATATGGACATCTATGAAATTCATATGCAGGGCAATGAAATCCCTGTTACCGAAATCCGGGGAATTGTATTGGCAGGTAAGGACCTGACACCCGTAGGAGCCAGGATCACCGTGAAGAATACAAACAACAACAAAGTGGTGGGATACTACGTATCAAATGAAGATACGGCGAGCAGCGATTACGGAAAATACCTTTTGGTACTTAATCCGGGAGAGGAATATGAATTGACCATTGAAGCGGAAGGCTATACCACTTATAATCAAACCATCTTTGTACCTGCACAATTCGAATACCATCAAATGTATCAGGAAATTCACATGGGAGAAAAGGAGTCGGCCATTTACAATGCCCTCTTCGACATCGATACCCAGTATGACAATGCGTATGCTTACATCGAAAAGCAATTGGCAGTCGACGAAGAATATGCCGATGTTCTTAAAAAAGACAATATGTATTCGGCTTATATCAACACGTTGATCAAGATTGATAAGATCCTCAGCAATCCCGATGAAGTGATTAACCAACCCAACGGCACATCGGAGAAAAAAGCCGAATCAAAATCAGAGACCGGCGTTGGCGTTGACGAGTTCTTCAGTCCGGATGAGATCCTTGCCGTCATGCAGGATTCCTTATCCAATAAACCCATTGTGATGCCCAACATCGAGTTCGACTACAACCGGGCCACACTCAGGGAAGATTCAAAACTTGAGTTGAATAAGCTTTACACCTTCATGAAGAACAGTGCAAATGTACAGGTGGAGATCATCGGACATACGGACAACAATGGGGATGAGGACTTTAACATGCGTTTATCCCAGAAGAGAGCCGAGGAGATTAAAGCCTATCTGGTATCCAAAGGAATCCAGGGAACCCGGATTCTTACCATGGGTTATGGGGAGTACAAACCCATTGCTCCCAACACCTTACCTGATGGATCGGACAACCCGAAAGGCAGGAAAAAGAACAACCGAATTGAGATGAAATTCCTGTTCGGAAAGGAATGATTGCAAAAAACAACTAAATTGGTGCTTAAGCTGTAGAGAAAAGATGGGTATGAACTTGCGTGTACCAATTTATAGGACCACCATATTAAGTATTGTTTTTGCCTTCGTAATTGCCCTTGACGGTGTTTCCCAAAGCCGTCCACGTCCGGGAACTCAACCCGTAGAAAAGGAGGGAGATAAGAAAGAGGCGAAAGACAATTTCAGCGTAGGCAACTACAAGGATGCCATACCTGACTTTGTTGCGCTCCTGCGTGATGATCCCAAAAACACATCCTATAATTTCAAATTAGGTGTGTGTTACCTGGAAACGCATGGAGACAAAACACTGGCGATACCATACCTTGAAACAGCATTAAAGGACCCGAAACGCCCGGACGAAACCATTCTCCATCTGGGTCGCGCCTATATGCACGCCCATCAATTTGATGATGCTGTTGTAAAATTCAATGAATACAAAAAGCTGATCGAGGGCAATGAGGACGAAACCAAATATGTAAACCTGCTGATCAAGCAGTGTGGAAATGCAAAGAAGCTGGTGCTTCATCCCATACAGGTTCGTTTTGAGAACCTGGGACCCGATATTAATACACCAGACCCGGAATACAATCCATACATTCCACCGGACGAAGATTTCCTGGTCTACACCACCAGAAGCAAAAAGAATGTGGGGGATCTCCTGGATTTTGACAAGCAGTATCCGGCTGACGTTTTTCTGGCTACCGCCAAATCAAACAACAACTGGAGAAGAGGACGAAGCATCAGCAGCTCCATCAACACTGAACTAACGGAGGAAGGCGTAGGTCTTTCGGCCGACGGAAATCACCTCTTCATATTCATTGACAACTTCAATGGTTTCGGAGATCTGTGGTATTCAGAAAAACGGGGCAGATCTTTCGGAAAGGCAGATCCATTGGAAAGGAAGACCATCAACTCCACAGCCATGGAAACCAGTGCCACCATGACCAATGACCAACAAATCCTCATATTCAGTACAGATTATGAAGGTGGTTATGGAGGACAGGATCTTTACATCTGTCGTAAACTTCCCAATGGCGCATGGGGCTACCCGCAAAATATGGGACCAAAGATCAATACGGAGGGAGATGAACAATTTCCCGCACTCTCCTATGATCAAACCATGTTTTATTTTGCATCCAACGGTCCCAACAGCATGGGCGGTTTTGATATATTCTCAACAAAATGGATGTACGGGGGAACAGATTTCCCGGAGGTTAAGAACATGGGGTATCCCCTGAACTCCACCGCTGAAGAAACCACTATCTCCTTTGATGAAACCGGAAGGTATGCCTACATGGGTCTTGGCAGGAAGGATGGTTACGGTGACCTGGATATCTACAGGGTAACCATCGAGGACGTTGAGCCTAGGTATACGCTGATCATCGGCAATGTATTAAACCCCGACTCCAGTATCACCGGGGTACGTGGTCGTATTAACGTTACAGAAAAGGGGTCCGCTCAGCTTTATGGCACCTACATTGTCAAACCATCTGATGGTCGTTTCATCATGATCCTTCCTCCTGGTCAGTATCAGGCAGTCGTAGAGATGGAAGGCCTTGAAGCGTTCCAGGAAGATATTCGCATCCCTGACAGAGGAAATTATGTACCCCAGATGAACCGGAAGTTTGTGGTCGGTGGATCACCACCCGGCGGATAGCACTTACCCATATCCATGAAAATTATTTGCATCGGAAGAAACTACGCAGCTCATGCGAAGGAGATGAAAAGTGAGGTTCCATCCGAACCCGTCTTCTTCCTGAAACCTGAAACATGTCTTGTAGCACGAAACCGTCCTTTCTTTTATCCTGATTTCAGCCAGGACATCCATCATGAAGTGGAACTCGTCCTGAGGATCAACCGCGTAGGTCGTCATATCGGGATTCCCTTTGCCCACAAATATTATGATGAAATTGGCATCGGAATAGATTTCACCGCACGGGACGTACAGGCTGAAATGAAGAAAAAAGGACTGCCCTGGGAAAAAGCCAAAGCCTTTGATGGTGCCGCTCCCCTGTCCGACCGGTTTCTTCCGAAAACCTCCTTTGCAGATCTGAATGACATCTCCTTCCACCTGGAGGTAAACGGCCAAACAGTACAACAGGGCAATACCCGGGACCTTCTTTTTTCATTTGACCAGCTGATATCCTATATATCTACGTTCATCACGCTAAAGAAAGGAGATCTGATCTTTACGGGCACACCCGAAGGCGTTGGGCCGGTGCAAAAGGGAGATCGGTTGACAGCCTTTATAGGTCAGGATGCACTTCTGGATTTCAACGTACGTTGATCAATGTCCGGAACGGAACACACGGATCGGGTAAGTCTCGATGGGTGTGGAAATGGTAAGTATGTAAACACCCTGCGGTGTTAACGGGGGGAGCTCTTCTACCTTGACCACATTAAATGTATTACTGACAAACCTCTTATTCCGGTGGTAAATTACCTGCCCCATAGCATTGATCAACTCTACGGATACGGTTTGATTGACCGCGGAGAAGAAAACAAATGACAATTCATCTCTGAAGGGATTCGGATAGGCCATCACCAGGTGATCATCTTCAAAGTCTTCTCTGAGTATACCATCCAGAATCAGGCTCGCGACCGCGAAATTAGGTACGCCATAACCCTTCACAGTGTCAGGTGCAAAGAACTGATCTCCGCTTTGCTCAATGGCATCCATCACCTGTCCGGCAGTCGCCAAAGGGTGTGCCTGCCACAGACAAGCCGCCAATCCGCTAATGAGCGGCGCGGAAAATGATGTACCACTTCCCGTTTGAATGCGGGGACCGGGAGACGTATCAGGCGCCACCGATGCAATAATGGTTGATAATCCCTGGGCAACAACATTAGGTTTCAGGCGCCCATCCACCGTGGGTCCCAATGAACTGAAATAGGCCGGCATCTTGTATTGGTCCACCGCTCCCACTGCCAGGACGTTCTTACCATCCGCCGGTGCAGCAATATACTTCCACGAACTTGCGCCCTTGTTCCCGGCACTGTTCACCACAAGCATTCCTTTGGACGCAGCTGCTTCTGCTCCAAGGGTAACCTTTGTCGTACGGCCGTCCATATCCTGGTAAGTGTGATCCTCTGACACGTCATCGAAGGTAGAATAACCAAGAGAAGAATGGATGATATCCGCACCCACGCTATCGGCAAACTCGGCAGCCACGACCCAATTGTCCTCTTCCATCACCATTTCACTCTGAGAATTCTCCGAGCGAAGCAGCCAGTAATCCGCCTCAGGCGCAGTTCCCACGATATTCCCGGGAAGGTTTCCGGCCATCACAGACAGCACCTGCATGCCATGGGTATGATCTTCATAAACGGAAGAACCGCCATCCACAAAATCACGCGTGCCTAACAAATGTCCTTTGGTGCGAAGGCTGTCAAACACAATCCGATTACCCACTTCCCAGAACCCTGCATCCAGAACGGCAATCATCATACCTTGTCCCTTATAACCCTTGCTGTGCATATAATCACCGCCCAGCATATAGGACTGGTGATAGGACAGCCCGTAATCATATGCGGCATCTGACGATACCATCCCGGAAGTTTTGGAAAGGCTCATATCAGTCACTTCCCCGATCACTTCATCGGCTTGCCTGGCATACCTATGAACAGGTTGAACTGAGGTTACAAAAGGCAACGTCATCATTCTGGCCAGGGATTGTTCATCCGGGACCTCAACGGTCACAGCATTGAACCAACGGGACCGATGGACAACGGTAAGACCGGCTGCGGATAGCTCCTGTACATATGCCGGGGAAACAGGCAGATCGTTCTCAGTAATCGGAATGCCCTGACGCTGACGCCGTGCAATGGCCCGTTCTGACAGAAACTCGTGAGGTCTGTCTACCGAGTACGTAGATGATGATTTATGATCAAACTGAACCCAATATCGCTGATGCTCGTTTTGCTGAGCAAAGACAGACATTCCGCAGGACACCAGGAAGAGTGTCAGAGTAACAGTCTTGAAAAGGTTCATTTCTTAGTTTAAGAGGGACGCAAGTATGCAAATTAGAGAAAAGCGCCGGAATATCCAAAGGTAAAATAACGCACAGCGCACCTGAGAAGCACTATTTACCCCAGTTGATCACCTTAAAAGTGAAATCGTATCCACCGATGATTGTTCCATCCACCTCCGTTTCAAGATAGTGCTGTTTCCTATACACCAAGCCCACACCTTTGGCATAAATCTCCTGAGCATATTGTTGTTCAATCAGGTTGGCCTCGTCAATCTGCAGAACGGTCACGGTTGAATCGAAGTGAATGGCACCCAAATCGGCGGGACTATGAATCTTTTCATATCTGAACTCCCACTTTGGCCTGGTATTGAGGGCATTCCCATCCCAACGAACTTTCTTATCCGGTGGAAAAACAAGGTTAACATACCGGACATTCTCTTCAACCCTTTCACCTGTATGTTCATCACGGTTGGCATACCAGATATCAGTAATCTGCCATGGCATTCCCAGGCTATCCCTTCTGGAGCGCTGAATACGGTAAGCTTTGTGTCCCTCCAGGTCGGTAAACGTTTCGGTGATCTCTTCCCGGATATAATAGTGATATGAGGTATCTTTCCCGTTGAAAAAGGCATCGTAGACCGTAGAATCCATTTCGTACTCAACCCAATGGCCTACGTCTACAGGAAAATAGTCCATATGAATGGCGGGGGGTGTTATCACGGACTTTTTACAGGATACCCATACAAGACAGATAAGCACAGCGTATGCGATTCTGAGGATTAGACCCTGTTTCATGTGGTTTTAGAACGCATCTCTAATTCGAAGGTTACACCATACTTTCCTCTGCAAATACCGCACGCCGGATCATCCCTCCACCGATGAGGTCATCCCCATCGTAAAACACGGCAGACTGGCCGGGTGCAATGGCGCTCACCGGTGCATGAAAGATCACATGCACCTCATCATCCACCAGCTCCAGCGTACTCATGGTTCCGGGGTCTTTATAACGGATCTTTGTCAGGGCTTCGCGTTTGCCTGTCCATGGCTCCCATTTCTGAAAATTGGTCTTACCCACCACCATCCGTTGTTCATTCAGATCTTCCACCTCACCCAGCACCACGGTATTGGTTTCAGGAATGATCCGCGTGACGTACATGGGGGTTCCTGTTGCTATTTCCAGGCCTTTACGCTGGCCAACCGTATAAAAGGGATATCCCTGATGTTTGCCCATCACCTCCCCCTTCATATTCACAAAATCTCCACCGTTCACACGTTCCTCCAATCCTTCCACGCGACGCTTTAGAAAACCGCGGTAGTCGTTGTCCGGAATAAAGCAGATTTCATAACTCTCGCTTTTCAGGGCAAGGTTTTCAAAGCCCCTGTCCAGAGCCATTTGACGGATATCCTTTTTATGAAATCCACCCATGGGAAAAATGCTCCTCTTCAGGCTTTCCTGGGTCAGTCCCCACAACACATAGGACTGATCCTTATCCGCATCCAGGCCTTTGGAAACCACATACCGCCCTNNNNNNNNNNATTTCGTACCTGCGCATAGTGCCCTGTGGCAATATAATCACAACCCAGCTGGTCAGCTCTTTTCAACAGGGCTTCCCATTTGATATGCGTATTACACAAAACACATGGGTTGGGTGTGCGACCGGCAATGTACTCTTCCACAAAATTATCGATGACCTGGTCGCCGAACTCATCACGGATATCGAGGATAAAATGCGGAAAGCCCTGCTCCACCGCCAGAATACGGGCATCATTGATGGAATCCAGACTACAACAACCGGTTTCCTTGCGTGATCCGCCAGCCGAGGCATAGTCCCATGTTTTCATGGTGATCCCGATCACCTCATATCCTTCATCATGCAACATCAGCGCCGCCATCGAACTGTCGATGCCACCACTCATGGCTACCAGTACCTTTCCTTTTGAACTCATTGTTATTGTTTTTCCCCTCCCACGTATTTTTCTACCTTATCTACAGACCCATCCGGTTTGTAGTAGGTTACCTCTCCTTCAAGTTTACCTTCAACATAGTTAGCCTTCATCTTCAACTGCTGGCCTTTCAGTTCTTCCACCCGCTCCACTTCTCCATCCTTGTTGGTGGTCTCATTCACGACCCATTCACCTACCTTGTAGTACACCAGGTAATCGCCATCCAGTTTGCCATTGCGATAGTTTTCCACTTTGCTGGGGATTCGACCGGGATAGTGTTCGGTAAATGTGCCATTAACCTTTACAGAACTGACCACATCCCCGTCCTTATGTCCTATGATGCTTGCCAGACGACCGTCTTCAAGAAAATACTTCCAGGTTCCCTGTTTCATGCCCGCCACATACTGCCCCTTCATCTGCACCCCTCCTTCAGGGTAGTAAAACGTGATATCTCCCTCCAGGTGACCTTTCTCATAATTGGCTTTTAATTTCAGCTTGCCACTCTCAAACTGTTGTATCCATGGTCCTTGCTTTACCCCATCCACCCACGTAAGTTGATTCACCGTGGCGCCCGTGGATGGATAGTATTCCTCAAAACTACCGTGGCTCACTCCCTGTTTAAACCCTTCATGAGATGTTTTCTTTCCGGCCTCGTTGTAGTATGTCCATTCACCATCCTTCACTTTTCCGATGTACCCACCAGTTGCCATCAGTTGCCCATTGGGATGGTACAACTTAGCCTGAATGGTATAGCCATCAGCCGCGTAGTCCATTTCCGCCTGTAGCTTTCCGTCCGGAGTGTACCGCTTCAACAGGCCGATAGGCAGGTCATTTTTGAAGTAGCCATCGTACATGACCTGTTTCTCATGTTCCGGAAAATACTTGATCCAATGCCCCTGTTTCCTGCCCTGGTCATCGGTCTGATTCAGTGAATCAGCCGGTTCCTGAGCCCTAAGCGGTGTCACTCCACCTATCATGATCATTACAACCGATAGCACAACGATGCGATGGCTGACCTTAAAACGATATTCAGAAAGTTTTCTCATAAGTATGCATGCATTCATATCATCAGAACGTTTTCAGCCCCGACTGAATTCTGCACTGGCATTCATTCTGCGAAGATAGGGACTTTCAACGAGCGTACCCTTATAACCCGGAAACGAGGTCTTCGATACATTCCACCAGGGAATGCCATGAAAATCGTTGTTTCTCGGTTTTGGTAGCCGTTGCAAATGCCGGGCCAAGATCCTCATCAAAGAAACGCTCCAGGTCGTCTGCAATACTTCGGGCGTTGACCTGGCTCACAAAACCGACCTTGCCATGGGGCACCACTTCCTCCAGGCCACCCACAGCGGTAACCAGCATAGGCCGTTCGAAATGATAGGCGATCTGGGTGATGCCGCTCTGGCTTGCGGTCCGGTATGGCTGAGCCACGATGTCAGCCACACTGAAGTAATACCGGACATCATCCCTGGGAATAAACCGGTCATGAATGATCATGCGATCCTCCATTTTGTGTTTAGTCACAATATCATGATAAGGTTCGGCTGGCTCATAGAACTCACCTGCAATGATCAGTTTCACTCCTCTGGCTTTGAGCCGTTCATCTCCCATCGCCTCCAGCAGCAGGTCCAGTCCTTTGTATTGCCTGATAAAGCCGAAGAAGAGCACATACTTCCCATCTTCCAGGCCGAGGTACTTCAGTGCGGTTTGACGGTCTACCCTTTCTCCGAACACATCATAAATCGGGTGTGGATGGAAACGCACTTTGGCATCGGGTAGAAATTGCTGCAGCTCTGCCATAACCTGCCTGGAGAGGGTGATAAAACCATGACAACCTCCGAGGAACCATCGTGTAAAGGCCTTGTCACCGGGCCGTGGTTCGTGCGGTATCACATTATCGGTAAGACCGACAATACGGGTTTTTCTGCCTCTTTTAATCAAACGGGCAATGGTACCAAGGCAGGGGCCCATGAATGGCAGCCAGTAGCGTATGATCACCAAGTCGGGGTTTTGCTTTCTGATGAAACGGGCGGCCTTCCACCAACTGATGGGATTGATGGAGCTGATGAGTGAATGAATGCTCAGATCGGGAGGAGGGCTATCCGGACTTACCTGTGTTTTCCCGGGAAAAAGGAAGGCGGGATATTGCATGTAGAAAGAAACCAGCTTACAATTGTAACCGGCCTTTATCAATGCCCTGGCCAATGCTTCGTTGAAGTCGGCGATGCCTCCCCTCAGGGGAAATGCCGGTCCAACAATCACACAGGTTGGGTGCTCTGGCATATTAAAGGTTTGAAGTCGCTGGCTGACCTGAATCCGGAGTCGTTTCGGAAACAAGGTAGGTATTCCTGTCGGGTGCATTCCGGGAAACCATCTCCGCCAGGAAACCGGTCATGAACATTTGCGTTCCGATGATCATGGCCAGCAATCCGAGATAGAACAGTGGCCGTTCAGTCATCTTGTATTCCATGTAAACCAGTTTGGAAATACTCAGATAGAGGGCAATGCAAAAGCCAAGGATAAAGCTGAGCGTCCCCAGGGTACCGAAGAGGTGCATCGGTTTTTTCCCAAAGCGGGTGACAAAAGATATGGAAAGCAGGTCCAGGAAACCGTTCACGAAACGTTCCCATCCGAATTTGCTTACGCCATACTTTCTGGCCTGATGTTGTACTACCTTCTCGCCGATCTTCTTAAACCCGGCCCATTTGGCGATCAGAGGGATATAGCGGTGCATCTCCCCATATACTTCGATGGCCTTGATGGTTTCCGCCCGGTAAGCTTTCAGACCGCAGTTGAAGTCATGTAACGGGATGCCCGACACCCATCGGGTGACCGCATTGAAAAACTTGCTGGGGATGGTCTTCATTAAAGGATCATGCCGCTTCTGCTTCCACCCTGAAACAAGGTCATAACCCTGTTCGGCGATCATTTTGTAGAGTTCCGGAATTTCATCGGGGCTGTCCTGCAGATCGGCATCCATGGTGATCACCACCTTTCCGGTGGCTGCTTCAAAGCCGCAGCTCAGTCCGGCCGACTTACCATAATTTCTACGGAACCTGATACCCCTGACGCCAGGATATTGGGCATTCAGTTTTTCAATACACTTCCAGGAGCCATCGGTACTGCCGTCGTCTATGAGGATCGCTTCATAGGTAATGTGGTTTTCACGGCATACCCTATCTATCCAGGATACCAGTTCAGGAAGGGATTCTTCCTCGTTCAGCAGGGGTATGACGATGGACAGATCCATGCAAGCTATGCCATTGGCATTTGATCACTCTTCTTTTGAAGGAAGATGGAAATGATCAGTGAAAATAACAATCCCATAAAAGCAGATCCGATAACACCAGCAACGAAGAAAACAACCGGTGACATAAACATCTCTGCGGCTTTCATAGCCTGAGCCAACTCCTCGTCGGTCATTGATGGGTTACGCTCAAGCGCTTGACTTTCCGCCTGTTGTTTAAAAAAGTCCATCAGTTCCGGATCTATCACGGTAAGCATCAAAAACATAAATAAAGAGCCTATCAAGCCACCAATAACAGATACCAGTACCCCTGTACCAAGTGAATGCCCATAAGAAATATAGCCATTCAGATGTTGGTCTCTATAGTTCTTGATGGCGATGACGATCATACCAATCATTAGGATATAACCAACCCACCCGGTTCCTTTCGCCCCAAACAATCCTAGCATATAAAATATCAGAGAGGAAGCTACTGAGATAAGACCAAAAATTCCGCCATAGAAAAGCGCAATTCTCATTTGACTCATTGGTTTTTCAGTCATGGTTTCACGGTTTTTTCAAAGATATAAAAATTCAATCCGCAGTCATGGCCTGGCCTTTTAGCCTTTGTGTCAACTCTTCCGGTGTTACTTTTTCCTGTTCCCCGCTTATCATATTCTTCAATGTGAATACACCACTTTTCAGTTCATCGCTACCGGCCAGCGCCACCCAGGGGATCGACCGGGTGTTGGCAAATGCCATTTGCTTCTTTACCTTGGCTTCATCAGGATACACTTCGCAGGGTATACCTTCCTTTCTGAGTAAATGTGCTGCTTTCTGGCACCAGGCTGCTTCTTCCTTTCCGAAGTTCAGGAACATGACCAGACTGGTTTGTCCTGACGTTTCGGGGAAAAGCTCCAATGCCTGCATGACATCATAGATGCGATCGGCACCGAATGATATTCCAACACCGGACATACCCGGCAAACCGAAAATACCCGTGAGGTCGTCATACCGGCCACCACCGATGATACTTCCGATGCCACTTTCCGGCACACCCACTTCCAGGATAGCACCTGTATAATAATGCAGTCCGCGTGCCAGCGAAGGCTCAAACAGGATATTTGATGGGTCAATGAACGGAGTTACCCCTTCCCACACTTCGGTCAATTCTTCCAGGCCCTTCTCTCCTTCCGCAATACCAGACAACCGTGCACGCAGGGTATTGATCCGATCCATGGCATCCCCCTCCAATTCAAGAAGCGGCCGCAGGGTTTCGAGTGATGATTCGGAAAATCCCTTTTCCGTGAGTTCGTTTTCTACCGCTTCCAGCCCGATCTTATCCAACTTATCCA contains:
- a CDS encoding DUF4199 domain-containing protein translates to MTEKPMSQMRIALFYGGIFGLISVASSLIFYMLGLFGAKGTGWVGYILMIGMIVIAIKNYRDQHLNGYISYGHSLGTGVLVSVIGGLIGSLFMFLMLTVIDPELMDFFKQQAESQALERNPSMTDEELAQAMKAAEMFMSPVVFFVAGVIGSAFMGLLFSLIISIFLQKKSDQMPMA
- a CDS encoding histidine--tRNA ligase, with the protein product MSKPGIPKGTRDFSPVEMARRNHIFQTIRDVFHLHGFLCIETPAMENTSTLMGKYGEEGDRLIFKVLNSGDYLSSVDRSEMAITTSRELTPKISEKALRYDLTVPFARYVVQHQNDIAFPFRRYQIQPVWRADRPQKGRYREFYQCDADIIGSASLLNEVELVQVIVEVLDRLGIKGWKLKINNRKILAGIAQLVEMPEHITDLTVAMDKLDKIGLEAVENELTEKGFSESSLETLRPLLELEGDAMDRINTLRARLSGIAEGEKGLEELTEVWEGVTPFIDPSNILFEPSLARGLHYYTGAILEVGVPESGIGSIIGGGRYDDLTGIFGLPGMSGVGISFGADRIYDVMQALELFPETSGQTSLVMFLNFGKEEAAWCQKAAHLLRKEGIPCEVYPDEAKVKKQMAFANTRSIPWVALAGSDELKSGVFTLKNMISGEQEKVTPEELTQRLKGQAMTAD